The Juglans regia cultivar Chandler chromosome 10, Walnut 2.0, whole genome shotgun sequence genome includes the window gAAGTTTGTATACTAGAGCAGGtcattaaatattgtttttattgtatGAATGAAAACTGAAACAATAGGATAAGAATAACGTCAATTAAAGCTATTCAATAGGAAGAAGGCAAATTTTTAAGAGGGATGCTGCATCAATACCTGTAAATAGGCATGGGGAAATGAGTTGTGCATTCTAAGTTCTCATTCTCTGGCCGATATTCCATGGATTTTCATCCTCCCCATAAAAGATTAAAACCCATCCAAGACTCTTCATTTATGGAATAACGGATAATTCTAAAAATTGGGTTGGTTAGGCTACCGCAATGCTTCCAAATAGAGCCATTAAACAAGAAAGTAAAgtgctttttttatttattattattttaaatacaataaaactTTGTTATACGAATGagataaataaattgttttacATTTGGAACTCTTTTTAATGGCTTATGTGCTTATTTCAAGTGATCTGTAAACAACTCAtaatagaaggaaagaaagactTGTACACAACTTCAAATTTCATTACAATCTAAACTGGAAAAATGGATTTACTCCAATTCAGTAAGTTCTCGAGCATGCATCACTCACATCAGACATATTAATGGCTAAATTGGAAGGGTCAGTAATCAACCCCACTAACTGTAGAACGCATGAATTCTCACAAGGACATTGCATTTTCCCATGATGTTTAAGAATCTTGATATCCTATCTCAAGCATATTGATGGATgtgttttccaaatatttttgtttccatttcaaGGGATATTCTACTCTCAATTCGGTGGCCAAAAATAAGTGTTATCTAGTATACTGAAAGCCAAGCAGATCGAATATgctcaaaagaaaaactagTAATAGTTGTAGTAGTATAGAGACCGAAACTAAAGTTGCTGAAAAGAGTTGAAACAGATATTTAGCAAAccgaaaaagtaaataaattagacttagaaaaaataaagaaattagaCAGCGGTGAGCATGGAGGAGAGATTAAAATAAtgacaataatacaaatatattttggctcataataagaataaaaaagcaCACAAAATGGGACCTGCTCATACCAAATATAAAGTAAACTTCAAATCTTCCTCTTTATAGAAAGATAAACGAACCAATATGCTGCTACTGAAAACTTCTTCTCACAATATAACAACAGCAATGCTACTGCCTACTACCAGCAAAAATAAAGCAATCAAACCTGAGAATAAAGCAATCCAAGCAATCCTTGTTCTGTCGCCATCATTGCCTAGAGTATCACAATAGGGCAAGTACAACCTAGTTTGTAACCAATAGAAATGCAACTACCGGATTACTAGTGTTAAGCCTGCCTAGACTGAGCACCACCATATCCAGCACCATAACCCCCAGTGGCTTGTGAAGGGTCAGATCTCCATCCTGTATTGGAGTACCCTGAGTTTCCATTTGTGTCACCATAGCCACTTCCCAAGTAACCACCACCAATCCCCTGTTGCTCGGTTCCACtagcaccaccaccaccagcatTGTTGCTTGGGGCATTTCCACCACGCCCCCCTGTAGCTCCATACCCACCAGAATAAGAAGCATCACTTCCACCATAGTTACCATATCCATAAACTTGATTCCCATACCCAGAAGCCCCACTTGGTGATTGACCCCTTGGAGCAGACATAGGACCGCCACTACCTGGAGAATTCCAAGAAGCTGTGGCTCCAAACCCTGCATTTCCACCATAGCTTGATGCACCATACCCAGGAGAAGTTTGGCTGCTCCAAGTATTTTTGAGTGCACCTGGCGCCCCACTTCCATAACTAGCATTAGGGGCATTGGGGTTTCCATATGCTCCAGCAGGATTGCCAAATCCAGTATTTGCACTACCATAACCACTAACACCATAACCACCATAACCTCCATAACCATAACCTGGTCCACCATAGCCAGAGTATGGTGGGAAACCACCGGCAGTAGTTTGAGGCTGCATAAATCTACTGCCATCTGTCCGACCATCAAACATATTTGAATTTGCACCAGAGGCATTGTAACCTTGATAGCCCCCACCTCGGACCCCACCACCACCAGGATTCGCATCTTTTGGAAGAGCTCGTTTGACCTCAACTGATTTACCATTCAAGTCATGGAAGGTTTTGTGAAGAACTCTATCAACTGCATCCTCAGTGTCAAATGTTATGAAACCAAAACCACGAGGCCGTTGCGTATTCTGGTCATACATTATTACCACATCAGTTACTTGtccataattttcaaaatactcACGAAACCCATCTTCTGTCAGATTGGAAGGCAGCCCTCCAACAAATATCTTTTTGGTCTTAAAATTTCCTCCCCCTCCAGAGGTTCTGCCAGCATTAAAATTTCCAGTTCTAGAGGAGGTCTGCTGCTCCTCTCTTGATAAAGCCCTTTTTGCCTCCACCTGTGTAGCCAAAATAGAATATAAACAACTTTGTTCATAagtaagataaaattaattaataggaaAGAGGGAGTAACAccagtacacaggaagtatacaactGATCTATCATCCACCTAACTAGCAAAAGGACAACGTGCTAGAAATTCATGAAAGGTAGAAATAGAAGACTACCCTATTGTGGACTACTATCCAATTATATAGAGTATCAAGAAAGGATGACTTGAGCCCCAACACCATTTTTCCCAGTCTTTGAAACTACACTCGTatctttccctccaaatacactacAGCAAACATACCGGTGTGATCTTTTGCATACAAGCATCTTATTTCTGTGCAGACATGGatccagagaaaaaaaaaaacgttgtaACAAGTTTATGTACAAATTTGGATGGTTGTTCTTTAGAAAATTTCACTTCTTTGTGTGTACATTTGTtaataaacaactttttaatcCATGCCATCTCTCCATGATAAACACACGAAAGGCCATATGAATCATGGCCATTGTAAGCGGCTTGGGCATTCTATGTATTTATAACAAAGTCTTTTTTCAGTTTAAGATCTCAAGGAAACGAAGAAGGCTCCCAGCTCAAACTGGAGTAACTTGATAATAataaacgattgtattaataataataggcatagcccaagtacacaagatggtatacaagagatagcACCTATCTAGGAAGAGACAGGATTCCTCAAACTGGAGTAACTTGATAACGAGATACTACGATTTTTTTCCTCAcggaataaaaaatatgaaataagaatttattaatTCTAGTCAACAGCAACTCAAATTCAATCAGGCCCCAAAAACCTAAATCCCGTGAACAGCCAAATACCATATATAACCGACATAACCAAGGAAAATGAAACTAGACCAGATTACCACAAATGCCAACCCAAAAGGACATTTAAAAACGCTCGAACATAAAAATTAACAGCCGAAGGCACAAAAAGGCCGAccagaattaaaagaaaatcaaatggaaATTAAGCAAAGAAAACAACGAGAAGGAAGGTGAATCAGACCGTGCGGCCATCGATGGTGTGCCTATCCTGGAGGACACGGTCAAGCACAGAGGGGTCGGAGAAGACGACGAAGCCGAAGCCACGAGGGCGGCCGGTGGGCTTGTCGCGCATGATGACGGCCTGGGAAACCTGACCGTACTGGCCGAAATAGTTGGTCAAAGTGTCCTCAGTGGTGTCCCACGCTATTCCTCCTATGAAAACCTTTCCTTCGTCCGAGTCCATCTCTCTAGACTCTCTGTTTCTAACGCGAGACACAgaggcagagacagagagacagatAGCGAGAAGGTGAGAGAGCAGAGCGTTGGTCGTCTCTCGAGGAGGGAAGGGATTCTGGTTAGGGTTTTGTTTGTAAACGACGCCGTGTTGTATTAAAGTCATATTGTACTAAATAATACTATAGATACGTTTGGATCAACAAGGGGTGGTGGCGCAGTTGGCTAGCGCGTAGGTCTCATAGCTTCTGAGTGATCCTGAGGTCGAGAGTTCGAGCCTCTCTCaccccatttttttaaaatttatttccttaatttccgaagaaataataataataataataataatgatcttataataataataataataataatcttattattgGAATACTTTATAATGTAAGTAAATAATCTTGTAATccattgttatttattattattattaagattttgttatatatcagctactattcactccTATACCAAtacttgatagtttttttttatagagtgatGTATTTTTATAGGGTGTAAGGTATGAAGtagtgaataatagaataataattattcttttattattattgttgttggtAACAGGATTACTACAATTACTACTCAGGTCTTAGTATTggcattggtttcatcaaaattatctctaaaatttgatgaaaagtatataatttttataaattcaaaatctttttagCCATAACCCCATATTGAATTAACCATTGaatacatcaaaataataatataatattattttgttaataaaaatattttttttcatattttacaattacactaatcatatgttaattaataatttaatttgattcttacattattattacaagacagttggagattaaacgtaaataaaaaagacatttagagattaaaagtgaataaaaaatagatttgatgagtgaatggtaacccttcaaatttgaagaaatttatcCATTTACTGTAATTCAAAACTTCCTGCTTAtctatttgactaatccaatacagttctactttaataaaattacttttgacGAAATCAATACCAATACTTAAGATTGCAAATGGCCACCTAAAAACTCATTATCTTAGGTGCATGTTGTTGTAAATATCaatatttacattttcttttcacgACATTGCTAATATACATCTTAACATGCtttcaagaaaatcaaaaaCTGATATCGTGAGAGAAGAGTAGGAtaagagtataatatataacgTAATTTCTATGAATAACTCTGGAGAACGGCCCCGGGTGCACCTGACGTTGGCTTTAAAAATGTCAGGTTTGAAGTAAAAAAAGGACGTTCTTATTGGAGATCAATTCAGGGGCCTTTTCGgaagaaagaacaaaatattttgttttgatgcaACGAGGCAATTATCTAATGGTAAAGTTGAACTTGAATAACGGAATAAGATTTTGTTACGGCGTTAACTTGTACAATTGGTGCTATTAGATAATTCACAATAAGTTCTCTATaaatttctctaaaatttagctaaaaaatacatttttaattttttttttaattttactcatctttcaaaaatctcatatatttaatttcttatcatttatctattttattaaaataatatttttctcttatttttttattacttttttttcttactttcatttacaaatttaactatttactattttatattttttcttatgttttaaacTATTACTCTCTAGCGAAtagtttaaacaaaaattaaaattatttttttacattttcgtcattatttaaattatttttaaaattattatttaaaattataataaatatgagtataagaaaaaatacagatgattgaaagaaaaaatttgttttatttattagaataaaatatttataaaaaataatttaaaaataaatagtaactctTTATATTTAGAGAGTTACGGTTCGTTCACAATCACATCCCAAAACCTTTTCTTAAAATAAGACCTTTTCTTAAAATAGGAAACCAGATGGAGagggattatataaaaaaaaaagttaaatttctttcttaaaacagaGAATTAGAAACTTTAGACATCCGGA containing:
- the LOC109010726 gene encoding heterogeneous nuclear ribonucleoprotein 1-like — protein: MDSDEGKVFIGGIAWDTTEDTLTNYFGQYGQVSQAVIMRDKPTGRPRGFGFVVFSDPSVLDRVLQDRHTIDGRTVEAKRALSREEQQTSSRTGNFNAGRTSGGGGNFKTKKIFVGGLPSNLTEDGFREYFENYGQVTDVVIMYDQNTQRPRGFGFITFDTEDAVDRVLHKTFHDLNGKSVEVKRALPKDANPGGGGVRGGGYQGYNASGANSNMFDGRTDGSRFMQPQTTAGGFPPYSGYGGPGYGYGGYGGYGVSGYGSANTGFGNPAGAYGNPNAPNASYGSGAPGALKNTWSSQTSPGYGASSYGGNAGFGATASWNSPGSGGPMSAPRGQSPSGASGYGNQVYGYGNYGGSDASYSGGYGATGGRGGNAPSNNAGGGGASGTEQQGIGGGYLGSGYGDTNGNSGYSNTGWRSDPSQATGGYGAGYGGAQSRQA